The following are encoded together in the Zingiber officinale cultivar Zhangliang chromosome 8A, Zo_v1.1, whole genome shotgun sequence genome:
- the LOC122009483 gene encoding uncharacterized protein LOC122009483: MLLFWNDNSGGESWVARSIMVVEEYMLVCIENFPQFGTFVADSGTSSPYYSLHSGCTIRDILEMVIELSPVRCVTLTFADVLPATNFFSNKIKKERQLAETPNLHTWKLKWYSDDALLKFVALVKAIYLGLKSSPLPVKCIS; this comes from the exons GTGAATCATGGGTGGCAAGATCAATTATGGTTGTTGAAGAGTATATGCTTGTATGCATTGAGAATTTTCCGCAGTTTGGAACTTTCGTTGCTGATTCTGGAACAAGCTCTCCATATTATTCTCTGCATTCTGGCTGCACAATTCGGGATATACTTGAAATG GTCATTGAGCTCTCTCCCGTTCGATGTGTGACCTTAACATTTGCCGATGTCTTGCCTGCTACTAACTTCTTTTCCAACAAGATCAAGAAAGAGAGGCAGCTAGCTGAAACCCCAAATCTCCACACATGGAAGTTGAAGTGGTACAGCGACGACGCTCTCTTAAAATTCGTCGCTCTCGTGAAGGCAATTTATTTAGGATTAAAATCTTCTCCTCTTCCTGTGAAGTGTATATCTTGA
- the LOC122010954 gene encoding uncharacterized protein LOC122010954, producing MTLQFVESIAPPMAVQQERARQLFGAIRPGAASVLPDEVVELKSAWRRRSWRRDAAAHGHGDSYWTPDPDTGVFGPEDDRHGQRRSGNARGGGSSVPEENAWIRHLEVEDAEKLDPAAAMD from the exons ATGACATTGCAATTCGTCGAATCCATAGCACCGCCAATGGCAG TTCAGCAGGAGCGCGCACGGCAGCTCTTCGGTGCAATCCGTCCGGGCGCTGCGTCGGTGCTTCCGGACGAGGTGGTCGAGCTGAAGTCAGCGTGGCGACGGCGGTCCTGGAGGAGGGACGCAGCAGCGCACGGCCACGGCGATAGCTACTGGACCCCTGACCCGGACACCGGCGTCTTCGGCCCCGAGGACGACCGTCACGGTCAAAGAAGAAGTGGAAACGCTCGCGGCGGCGGCTCGTCGGTGCCGGAGGAGAACGCTTGGATCCGACATCTCGAGGTGGAGGATGCCGAAAAGCTTGATCCAGCGGCCGCCATGGACTAG